A portion of the Streptomyces sp. NBC_01335 genome contains these proteins:
- a CDS encoding ATP-grasp domain-containing protein — MPGFLLCADPLRPSRPDPAFAEEAATVREMGAVTALLDHDALLAGDAAGAVARVPRGSGPYWYRGWMIPVRRYAELERALADRGATLPTDAVAYRTAHELPGWYTVFDGLTPRSVWHALSASAPVPEDGAFWSALARPLGHGPGIVKDFVKSRKHEWHEACFVPELRDSEALAAVVGRLVALQGDFLAGGVVVRGFERFVPGGEARVWWVDGAPVLVTAHPDTPDDRPVPALGAVGEAVHRLGCRLVTTDLALREDGVWRVVEVGDGQVSGIPSGTSTKPLLEALRDA, encoded by the coding sequence ATGCCAGGCTTCCTCCTCTGTGCCGACCCGCTGCGCCCCAGCCGTCCGGACCCGGCGTTCGCCGAAGAGGCGGCAACGGTACGGGAGATGGGCGCCGTCACCGCGCTCCTCGACCACGACGCCCTGCTCGCGGGCGACGCGGCGGGAGCCGTCGCCCGGGTGCCGCGCGGCTCGGGCCCGTACTGGTACAGGGGCTGGATGATTCCCGTACGGCGGTACGCCGAACTGGAGCGGGCGCTCGCGGACCGAGGAGCCACCCTGCCCACGGACGCGGTGGCCTACCGGACGGCCCATGAACTTCCGGGCTGGTACACGGTGTTCGACGGACTGACACCGCGCAGTGTCTGGCACGCGCTCTCCGCTTCGGCTCCCGTACCGGAGGACGGCGCGTTCTGGTCCGCTCTCGCGCGACCGCTCGGCCACGGCCCCGGGATCGTCAAGGACTTCGTGAAGTCCCGGAAGCACGAATGGCACGAGGCCTGCTTCGTACCCGAGTTGAGGGACTCCGAGGCGCTGGCCGCGGTCGTCGGACGGCTGGTCGCTCTCCAGGGCGACTTCCTCGCGGGCGGAGTGGTGGTACGCGGCTTCGAGCGGTTCGTCCCGGGCGGCGAGGCGCGGGTGTGGTGGGTCGACGGGGCGCCCGTCCTGGTGACCGCCCATCCGGACACCCCGGACGACCGGCCCGTGCCCGCACTGGGCGCAGTCGGCGAGGCCGTGCACCGGCTCGGCTGCCGGTTGGTGACCACCGACCTGGCGCTGCGCGAGGACGGCGTGTGGCGGGTGGTCGAGGTGGGCGACGGGCAGGTGAGCGGAATCCCGTCCGGCACCAGCACGAAGCCTTTGCTGGAGGCGCTCCGCGACGCCTGA
- a CDS encoding rhodanese-like domain-containing protein has protein sequence MNAISPRLVRPAAPALPDYPVLRVPPAPPAAAAAYFAASLAFHADVSDVAAALNLDAGPGVTVLDSRSTASWDQGHIPGAVHLPTALIPEQAARLLDPAVPVVTYCWGPGCDGATRAALALARLGYQVKEMRGGFEYWAREGFAFETLRGAERRAPDPLTAPVAGEECGC, from the coding sequence ATGAACGCGATCTCGCCCCGTTTGGTACGACCCGCCGCGCCCGCTCTTCCCGACTACCCGGTTCTGCGGGTGCCGCCCGCCCCTCCGGCCGCCGCCGCTGCCTACTTCGCCGCCTCGCTGGCCTTCCACGCCGATGTCTCCGATGTCGCCGCGGCCCTGAACCTCGACGCGGGCCCCGGCGTGACCGTCCTGGACAGCCGCTCCACGGCCTCCTGGGACCAGGGGCACATCCCGGGCGCCGTACACCTGCCCACCGCGCTGATACCGGAGCAGGCCGCCCGACTCCTCGACCCGGCCGTCCCCGTCGTCACCTACTGCTGGGGGCCGGGCTGCGACGGAGCGACGAGGGCGGCCCTCGCTCTCGCCCGACTCGGCTACCAGGTGAAGGAGATGCGGGGCGGATTCGAGTACTGGGCGCGTGAGGGCTTCGCCTTCGAGACCCTCCGCGGAGCCGAGCGGCGCGCCCCCGACCCGCTCACCGCGCCGGTGGCGGGCGAGGAGTGCGGCTGCTGA
- a CDS encoding Lrp/AsnC family transcriptional regulator, with the protein MTDYSPDATDWRILDVLQHDGRASFAELARAVAMSPSAVTERVRRLEELGVISGYSAVVEPERLGLPILAFVRLRYPTGNYKPFHDLLATTPEIVEAHHTTGDDCFVLKVTARSMRHLEEVTGRISGLGAVTTSVVYSSPLPRRPIER; encoded by the coding sequence ATGACCGACTATTCACCGGATGCCACCGACTGGCGCATTCTCGACGTCTTGCAGCACGACGGCCGGGCCAGCTTCGCCGAACTCGCCCGGGCCGTGGCCATGTCGCCCAGCGCGGTGACGGAACGGGTGCGGCGGCTGGAGGAGCTCGGTGTAATCAGCGGGTACAGCGCGGTGGTCGAGCCCGAGCGCCTCGGCCTGCCGATCCTCGCCTTCGTACGGCTGCGCTACCCGACCGGCAACTACAAGCCGTTCCACGATCTCCTCGCCACCACCCCGGAGATCGTCGAGGCGCACCACACCACCGGGGACGACTGCTTCGTCCTGAAGGTGACCGCGCGTTCGATGCGCCATCTGGAGGAGGTGACCGGGCGCATCAGCGGCTTGGGTGCGGTGACCACGAGCGTGGTGTACTCCTCCCCGCTCCCCAGGCGCCCGATCGAGCGCTGA
- a CDS encoding SMC family ATPase, giving the protein MRLHRLVLTAFGPFGTTTEVDFDALSSAGLFLLHGPTGAGKTSVLDAVCYALYGAVPGARQSPGTSLRSDHADPATPTEVLLELTAGGRRLEITRSPAQTRPKKKGDGYTTEKAQSRLRAYDPEKGWQALSKSHQEIGEEITQLLGMSRDQFCQVVLLPQGDFARFLRADAEARGKLLGRLFDTRRFAAVEERLAELRRTAESRVRAGDERVLATAQRLAQAAGRAAETPLPTAQPGEPGLTEGVLGWAAIARSGARERLDIARIAAGATEERRTAARVALDEERELARLQQRFAETGRRVSALEDGRAERDRCEERLARARKAELIVPALELRDAAEREAAAAGAARDRFRTRLPAELADAGAGRLAELERRYRQELGGLDAARRAESRSAAIDAERAALDGESAQDDETILEADAWLAGWEGTRTALLAEVEAAQEAATRTEQLAARLASARSRLDAARRRDTLAREIGRAREELTAARESALAAHERWLGLRERRLRDIAAELAAQLAAGEPCAVCGSAEHPAPARAGDGHVDRATEEAALTAHRAAEQARVRADQALGLLQERHTTARTEAAGGAADAMGAAVGAASGDPSTAELSAHVDGLTREHGEAHRLAAGTHRAREILAAAEREHQDRLDQRRHAERRAAVRVSRREDLDREQAALETELSGVREVPGTIADHADRLARRADLLAEAADAVRTEQSAAERRKEADGRLADAAFRAGFDTPQAAVATLLDRAAQRQLQNRIDVWQAEAATVADRLAEEDAREAAARPAASPDRARETYDRAEALLRDASAAHSAAQERRTELDRLSREAAREVRVLGPLRAEYEQVARLAALTAGTSADNERKMRLESYVLAARLEQVAAAATVRLQRMSAGRYTLVHSDARTGGRRSGLGLHVVDAWTGRERDTATLSGGETFFASLALALGLADVVTDEAGGTRLDTLFIDEGFGSLDEQTLDEVLDVLDALRERDRSVGIVSHVADLRRRIPAQLEVVKGRQGSTVRHRLG; this is encoded by the coding sequence ATGAGGCTCCACCGGCTCGTCCTCACCGCCTTCGGCCCCTTCGGCACCACCACCGAGGTCGACTTCGACGCACTCTCCTCGGCCGGCCTCTTCCTGCTGCACGGCCCCACCGGCGCGGGCAAGACCTCGGTGCTCGACGCGGTCTGCTACGCCCTGTACGGAGCCGTCCCCGGCGCACGCCAGAGCCCCGGCACCTCGCTCCGCAGCGACCACGCCGACCCCGCCACCCCCACCGAGGTCCTGCTGGAGCTGACCGCGGGCGGCCGGCGCCTGGAGATCACCCGCTCCCCGGCCCAGACCCGCCCCAAGAAGAAGGGCGACGGCTACACCACCGAGAAGGCCCAGAGCCGGCTGCGCGCGTACGACCCCGAGAAGGGCTGGCAGGCCCTCAGCAAGTCGCACCAGGAGATCGGTGAGGAGATCACCCAGCTCCTCGGCATGAGCCGCGACCAGTTCTGCCAGGTGGTGCTGCTCCCGCAGGGCGACTTCGCACGGTTCCTGCGGGCCGACGCCGAAGCCCGGGGCAAACTGCTCGGCCGGCTCTTCGACACACGGCGCTTCGCCGCCGTCGAGGAACGCCTCGCCGAACTGCGCCGCACGGCCGAGTCCCGCGTCAGGGCCGGTGACGAACGCGTCCTCGCCACCGCCCAGCGGCTGGCACAGGCGGCAGGACGCGCCGCCGAGACGCCCCTGCCGACCGCCCAGCCCGGTGAACCCGGTCTCACCGAAGGCGTGTTGGGGTGGGCGGCGATCGCACGCAGCGGTGCCCGGGAGCGACTGGACATCGCCCGCATCGCGGCGGGCGCCACGGAGGAGCGGCGGACGGCGGCCCGGGTCGCGCTGGACGAGGAGCGTGAACTCGCCCGTCTCCAGCAGCGTTTCGCGGAGACCGGGCGACGCGTGTCAGCCCTGGAGGACGGCCGCGCGGAGCGCGACCGCTGCGAGGAACGCCTCGCGCGGGCCCGCAAGGCGGAGTTGATCGTCCCCGCCCTCGAACTGCGGGACGCGGCCGAGCGCGAGGCCGCCGCGGCGGGTGCCGCCCGCGACCGTTTCCGTACGCGGCTGCCCGCCGAACTCGCCGACGCCGGAGCCGGGCGGCTCGCCGAGCTGGAACGCCGCTACCGCCAGGAACTGGGCGGCCTCGACGCCGCCCGTCGCGCCGAGTCGCGCAGCGCCGCCATCGACGCCGAACGCGCCGCGCTGGACGGTGAGTCGGCACAGGACGACGAGACCATCCTCGAAGCGGACGCCTGGCTGGCCGGTTGGGAGGGCACCCGGACGGCCCTGCTCGCCGAGGTCGAGGCGGCGCAGGAGGCCGCGACCCGGACCGAACAGCTCGCCGCCCGGCTCGCCTCCGCCCGGAGCCGACTGGACGCCGCTCGGCGCCGCGACACCCTCGCCCGCGAAATCGGCCGCGCCCGGGAGGAGCTGACCGCCGCCCGGGAGAGCGCGCTCGCCGCCCACGAGCGGTGGCTCGGCCTGCGGGAGCGCCGACTGCGCGACATCGCCGCCGAGTTGGCCGCCCAACTCGCCGCCGGGGAGCCGTGCGCGGTCTGCGGCTCGGCCGAGCACCCGGCCCCCGCGCGAGCGGGCGACGGACACGTCGACCGCGCCACCGAGGAGGCCGCCCTCACCGCTCACCGGGCCGCCGAACAGGCCCGGGTCCGGGCCGACCAGGCGCTCGGACTCCTCCAGGAGCGCCACACCACCGCGCGCACCGAGGCGGCCGGGGGCGCGGCGGACGCCATGGGTGCTGCGGTGGGGGCCGCGTCCGGTGACCCCTCCACGGCCGAACTGAGCGCCCACGTCGACGGGCTGACCCGCGAACACGGCGAGGCCCACCGGCTGGCGGCCGGTACGCACCGGGCGCGCGAGATCCTCGCCGCCGCCGAGCGGGAACACCAGGACCGGCTGGACCAGCGCCGCCACGCCGAACGGCGCGCGGCCGTGAGGGTCTCGCGGCGCGAGGACCTCGACCGGGAGCAGGCGGCCCTGGAAACCGAACTCTCCGGCGTGCGCGAAGTGCCCGGCACCATCGCGGACCACGCCGACCGGCTCGCCCGGCGCGCAGACCTGCTGGCCGAGGCCGCCGACGCCGTACGGACCGAACAGAGCGCGGCCGAACGGCGGAAGGAGGCCGACGGACGCCTGGCCGACGCGGCGTTCCGCGCCGGGTTCGACACCCCGCAGGCGGCCGTCGCGACCCTGCTCGACCGCGCCGCGCAGCGGCAGCTGCAGAACCGGATCGACGTCTGGCAGGCCGAGGCGGCCACCGTCGCCGACCGGCTGGCGGAGGAGGACGCCCGCGAGGCCGCCGCCCGCCCCGCCGCGTCGCCGGACCGGGCGCGCGAGACGTACGACCGCGCCGAGGCCTTGCTGCGCGACGCATCGGCGGCGCACTCCGCCGCCCAGGAGCGCCGTACCGAACTGGACCGCCTCTCCCGCGAGGCCGCCCGGGAGGTACGCGTACTGGGCCCGCTCCGCGCGGAGTACGAACAGGTCGCCCGCCTCGCCGCGCTCACCGCCGGCACCTCCGCCGACAACGAACGCAAGATGCGGCTGGAGTCCTACGTACTCGCCGCCCGCCTGGAGCAGGTGGCCGCCGCCGCCACCGTCCGGCTCCAGCGGATGTCCGCCGGCCGCTACACCCTGGTCCACTCCGACGCCCGTACCGGAGGCCGCCGGTCCGGACTCGGGCTGCACGTCGTCGACGCCTGGACGGGCCGGGAACGTGACACCGCGACCCTCTCCGGCGGCGAGACCTTCTTCGCCTCCCTCGCCCTCGCGCTGGGCCTCGCCGACGTGGTGACCGACGAGGCGGGCGGAACGCGACTGGACACCCTCTTCATCGACGAGGGTTTCGGCAGCCTGGACGAGCAGACCCTCGACGAGGTGCTGGACGTCCTGGACGCGCTCCGCGAGCGGGACCGCAGCGTCGGCATCGTCAGCCACGTGGCCGACCTGCGGCGCCGGATCCCCGCCCAGCTCGAAGTCGTGAAGGGGAGGCAGGGATCGACGGTCCGGCACCGTCTCGGCTGA
- a CDS encoding exonuclease SbcCD subunit D: MRLLHTSDWHLGRSFHRVALLDAQAAYLDHLVATVRDHEVDAVLVAGDVYDRAVPPLAAVELFDTALHRLAALGVPTVMISGNHDSARRLGVGAGLIDRAGIHLRTDPAGCGTPVLLADAHGDVACYGLPYLEPALVKDSLGAGKAAHESVLSAAMDQVRADLAGRAPGTRSVVLAHAFVAGGEPSDSERDITVGGVAAVPAGVFDGVDYVALGHLHGSQRVSERVRYSGSPLAYSFSEADHRKTMWLIDLDADGTVTGERVDCPVPRPLARLRGRLDALLEDPALERHRGSWVEATLTDPTRPADPMARLAERFPHTLSLVFDPERDPEDPLASYAQRLKGRDDHQIAEDFVAHVRGGSGPDESERTVLRAAFDDVRVDDGVREVSR; the protein is encoded by the coding sequence TTGAGACTGCTGCACACCTCGGACTGGCACCTGGGCCGGTCCTTCCACCGCGTCGCCCTGCTCGACGCCCAGGCCGCCTACCTCGACCACCTCGTCGCCACCGTCCGCGACCACGAGGTGGACGCCGTCCTCGTCGCCGGCGACGTCTACGACCGCGCCGTGCCGCCGCTCGCCGCCGTCGAACTCTTCGACACCGCCCTGCACCGGCTCGCCGCCCTCGGGGTGCCCACCGTCATGATCTCCGGCAACCACGACTCGGCCCGCCGGCTCGGGGTCGGCGCCGGACTCATCGACCGGGCCGGCATCCACCTGCGTACCGACCCCGCCGGATGCGGCACCCCCGTCCTGCTCGCCGACGCCCACGGGGACGTCGCCTGCTACGGGCTCCCCTACCTCGAACCCGCCCTCGTGAAGGACTCCCTCGGGGCCGGGAAGGCCGCGCACGAGTCCGTCCTCTCCGCCGCGATGGACCAGGTCCGCGCCGACCTCGCCGGACGCGCGCCGGGCACCCGCTCCGTGGTGCTCGCCCACGCCTTCGTCGCGGGCGGCGAACCCAGCGACAGCGAGCGCGACATCACCGTCGGCGGAGTCGCCGCCGTCCCCGCGGGCGTCTTCGACGGGGTCGACTACGTGGCCCTCGGCCACCTGCACGGCAGCCAGCGGGTCAGCGAGCGGGTCCGGTACTCCGGCTCCCCGCTCGCGTACTCCTTCTCCGAGGCAGACCATCGCAAGACCATGTGGCTGATCGACCTGGACGCTGACGGAACGGTCACCGGCGAACGCGTCGACTGCCCCGTACCCCGGCCCCTCGCCCGGCTCCGCGGCCGTCTCGACGCACTCCTGGAGGACCCCGCCCTGGAGCGGCACCGGGGCTCCTGGGTCGAGGCCACCCTCACCGACCCCACCCGCCCCGCCGACCCCATGGCGCGCCTCGCCGAACGCTTCCCGCACACCCTCAGCCTCGTCTTCGACCCCGAACGCGACCCCGAGGACCCGCTCGCCTCGTACGCGCAGCGCCTCAAGGGGCGCGACGACCACCAGATCGCGGAGGACTTCGTGGCGCACGTGCGCGGCGGCAGCGGCCCCGACGAGTCGGAACGCACCGTGCTGCGCGCCGCCTTCGACGACGTGCGCGTGGACGACGGGGTCCGCGAGGTGTCCCGATGA
- a CDS encoding YigZ family protein, translating to MQEQYRTVARAGVHETEINRSRFLCALAPAATEQEAQDFVARVRKEHPTATHNCYAYVVGADASVQKASDDGEPGGTAGVPMLQMLMRREVRYAVAVVTRYYGGVKLGAGGLIRAYGGVVGEALDELGTLTRQRYRLATVTVDHQRAGKLENDMRATGTAVREVRYAEAVTLEIGLPDADVAGFRAWLADATAGSATLELGGEAYGDV from the coding sequence ATGCAGGAGCAGTACCGGACAGTTGCCCGAGCGGGCGTGCACGAGACCGAGATCAACCGGTCGCGGTTCCTCTGCGCGCTCGCCCCCGCCGCCACCGAACAGGAGGCGCAGGACTTCGTCGCACGCGTCCGCAAGGAGCACCCCACCGCCACCCACAACTGCTACGCCTACGTGGTCGGCGCCGACGCCTCCGTCCAGAAGGCCAGCGACGACGGCGAACCCGGCGGGACCGCCGGAGTGCCGATGCTGCAGATGCTCATGCGCCGCGAGGTCCGTTACGCCGTGGCCGTGGTGACCCGGTACTACGGCGGGGTCAAGCTCGGCGCCGGTGGCCTGATCCGGGCGTACGGGGGAGTGGTCGGCGAGGCGCTGGACGAGCTCGGCACCCTCACCCGGCAGCGCTACCGGCTGGCCACCGTCACGGTCGACCACCAGCGGGCGGGCAAACTGGAGAACGACATGCGGGCCACCGGCACCGCCGTGCGCGAGGTGCGGTACGCGGAGGCGGTCACCCTGGAGATCGGCCTGCCCGACGCGGACGTGGCCGGATTCCGGGCCTGGCTGGCCGACGCCACGGCGGGCTCCGCGACGCTCGAACTCGGCGGCGAGGCGTACGGGGACGTATGA
- a CDS encoding CoA-binding protein — MYADDETIRRILLDSGDTWAVVGLSTNTSRAAYGVAGVLQRFGKRVVPVHPKAETVHGEQGYASLADIPFPVDVVDVFVNSEQAGAVADEAVAIGAKAVWFQLGVIDGAAYARTREAGLDMVMDRCPAIEIPSLR, encoded by the coding sequence ATGTACGCAGACGATGAGACGATCCGGCGGATTCTCCTGGACTCCGGCGACACCTGGGCCGTGGTCGGCCTCTCCACCAACACCTCACGCGCGGCCTACGGGGTCGCCGGGGTCCTCCAGCGCTTCGGCAAGCGGGTCGTCCCGGTCCATCCGAAGGCCGAGACGGTGCACGGCGAGCAGGGGTACGCCTCGCTCGCGGACATCCCGTTCCCGGTGGACGTGGTGGACGTCTTCGTCAACAGTGAGCAGGCCGGCGCCGTGGCGGACGAGGCCGTGGCGATCGGGGCGAAGGCCGTCTGGTTCCAGCTGGGCGTGATCGACGGGGCCGCGTACGCGCGGACGCGCGAGGCGGGCCTCGACATGGTCATGGACCGTTGCCCCGCGATCGAGATCCCGTCCCTGAGGTGA
- a CDS encoding aminoglycoside N(3)-acetyltransferase: METVSYPERLAAELIALGVRPGATLIVHASLRALRPPDRGAASVVAGVRGALGPAGTLVVPAFTPENSDTSRAHLARVAGLTEAERARVRADMPAFDPAGTPAPTMGRFAETVRLTPGARRSGHPQTSFAALGPDAAHLTRDHRADCHLGEGSPLARLYGAGAHALLLGTGFGTFSAFHLAEYRVPEPPLRHYRCVVGGPGGRRWWEYEDVALDDSDFVALGAEFARSAGPVTVRTGRVGEAACTLVPVRDAVDFAVGRFTDGAYAAARRTRTGDTPPARNTPFGTTPADATPPGAARAEDTGAGDTDSENTGSGNTGPPEDTGARPLRCPAPPPPPRPGGPRGTFRGR; this comes from the coding sequence GTGGAGACGGTGTCGTACCCGGAGCGGCTGGCCGCCGAACTGATCGCCCTGGGCGTACGTCCGGGCGCCACGCTGATCGTGCACGCCTCGCTGCGCGCGCTGCGCCCGCCGGACCGCGGCGCGGCGTCCGTGGTCGCGGGGGTGCGGGGGGCGCTGGGACCGGCCGGGACGCTGGTCGTCCCCGCGTTCACGCCGGAGAACTCCGACACCTCGCGCGCCCATCTGGCCCGGGTGGCCGGTCTCACGGAGGCGGAGCGCGCTCGGGTCCGCGCGGACATGCCGGCCTTCGACCCGGCCGGCACGCCCGCGCCGACGATGGGCCGGTTCGCCGAGACAGTCCGGCTGACCCCCGGCGCACGGCGCAGCGGCCACCCGCAGACCTCCTTCGCCGCGCTCGGTCCGGACGCCGCGCACCTCACCCGGGACCACCGCGCCGACTGCCACCTCGGCGAGGGCTCACCGCTGGCCCGCCTGTACGGCGCGGGCGCGCATGCCTTGCTGCTCGGCACCGGTTTCGGCACGTTCAGCGCCTTCCACCTCGCCGAGTACCGCGTCCCCGAGCCGCCCCTTCGCCACTACCGCTGTGTGGTGGGCGGCCCCGGCGGGAGGCGGTGGTGGGAGTACGAGGACGTGGCGCTCGACGACTCGGACTTCGTGGCGCTGGGCGCGGAGTTCGCGCGGTCGGCGGGCCCGGTGACCGTCCGCACCGGCCGGGTGGGCGAGGCCGCGTGCACCCTGGTACCGGTGCGGGACGCGGTGGACTTCGCGGTGGGCCGGTTCACGGACGGGGCGTACGCGGCCGCCCGCCGCACGCGCACCGGGGACACGCCTCCGGCCCGCAACACTCCGTTCGGCACCACTCCGGCCGACGCCACTCCACCCGGTGCCGCCCGCGCCGAGGACACGGGAGCCGGGGACACGGACAGCGAGAACACGGGCAGCGGGAACACGGGGCCGCCCGAGGACACGGGTGCCCGTCCGCTCAGATGCCCAGCCCCTCCACCACCACCGCGCCCGGGAGGGCCGCGAGGGACTTTCCGGGGACGATGA
- a CDS encoding YbaK/EbsC family protein: MRAPIGNFDDDAAAPAADRTDLLTGPVAAAVTRGWGGFAAEQILHVDTDPDLADTAVFIEHYGADLLDESANCVVVAGKRGTDVTLAACVVLSRTRVDVNGAVRKHLGARKASFAPMDVAVGESGMEYGGITPIGLPAAWPLLIDPAVVDEEWVLIGSGSRRGKLIVPGKSLAALPGAVVVEGLGI, encoded by the coding sequence ATGCGCGCACCCATCGGCAACTTCGACGACGACGCCGCCGCTCCCGCGGCGGACCGCACCGACCTGCTCACCGGGCCGGTCGCCGCAGCGGTGACCCGAGGCTGGGGCGGCTTCGCCGCCGAGCAGATCCTGCACGTGGACACGGACCCGGACCTCGCCGACACCGCCGTCTTCATCGAGCACTACGGCGCCGATCTCCTCGACGAGTCCGCCAACTGCGTGGTCGTCGCGGGCAAGCGCGGCACCGACGTCACCCTGGCCGCCTGCGTCGTGCTCTCCCGGACCCGCGTCGACGTCAACGGGGCGGTGCGCAAGCACCTCGGCGCGCGCAAGGCGTCCTTCGCGCCGATGGACGTCGCTGTCGGCGAGAGTGGCATGGAGTACGGCGGGATCACGCCCATCGGCCTCCCGGCCGCCTGGCCGCTGCTGATCGACCCGGCGGTGGTGGACGAGGAATGGGTCCTCATCGGCAGCGGCAGCCGCCGCGGCAAGCTCATCGTCCCCGGAAAGTCCCTCGCGGCCCTCCCGGGCGCGGTGGTGGTGGAGGGGCTGGGCATCTGA
- a CDS encoding helix-turn-helix domain-containing protein, with amino-acid sequence MSDLDQLTQSLARNLKHWRGERGFTLDALAARAGVSRGMIIQIEQARTNPSIGTTVKLADALGVSITTLLDYEQGPQVRLVAPEQAVRLWSTEAGSSTTLLVGAEAGGPFELWSWHLEPGDGSASDPHPEGTVELLHVTAGELTLVVGGEPHTVPVGTSATFQAHVSHAYRNEGTEPVELTMAVWIPPVR; translated from the coding sequence GTGTCTGATCTCGATCAGTTGACCCAGTCGCTGGCACGGAACCTCAAGCACTGGCGGGGGGAGCGGGGCTTCACCCTGGACGCTCTCGCGGCCCGCGCCGGTGTCAGCCGAGGCATGATCATCCAGATCGAGCAGGCCCGGACCAACCCGAGCATCGGCACCACGGTGAAGCTCGCCGACGCTCTCGGCGTCAGCATCACCACCCTCCTCGACTACGAACAGGGCCCGCAGGTCCGCCTGGTCGCCCCCGAGCAGGCGGTACGCCTCTGGTCGACCGAGGCGGGCAGTTCGACCACCCTGCTCGTCGGCGCCGAGGCGGGAGGCCCGTTCGAACTCTGGTCCTGGCACCTGGAACCGGGTGACGGCAGCGCCTCCGACCCGCACCCCGAGGGAACCGTCGAACTCCTCCACGTCACGGCCGGTGAACTGACCCTGGTCGTCGGCGGCGAGCCCCACACCGTCCCCGTCGGCACCTCCGCGACCTTCCAGGCGCACGTCTCCCACGCCTACCGCAACGAGGGCACGGAGCCGGTCGAGCTGACCATGGCCGTCTGGATCCCGCCGGTCCGCTGA
- a CDS encoding DMT family transporter produces MSALFALATSLLWGLADFGGGLLTRRIPALTVVVVSQAIAVVVLGVTVVATGAWSETGDRLWFAVAAGTVGPVAMLCFYKALALGPMSVVSPLGSLGVAVPVSLGLLAGERPGPAQLAGVVIAVAGVVLAGGPELRGAPVRRRAVLLTLVAAFGFGAVMSLVAEASTSTKGLFLALLVQRVTNVLVGGAALWVSVRRGGRALPDEGGRTVVLGALPALAFVGLADVAANGTYATAARHGSVTVAAVLASLYPVVTALAARGVLKERLRGIQAAGAGLALMGTVLLASG; encoded by the coding sequence TTGTCAGCACTTTTCGCCCTGGCCACCAGCCTGCTGTGGGGGCTCGCCGACTTCGGCGGCGGGCTGCTGACCCGCAGAATCCCGGCACTGACGGTGGTCGTCGTCTCCCAGGCGATCGCCGTGGTGGTGCTGGGCGTGACCGTGGTGGCGACCGGCGCGTGGAGCGAGACCGGTGACCGGCTCTGGTTCGCGGTGGCGGCGGGCACGGTGGGCCCGGTGGCGATGCTCTGCTTCTACAAGGCGCTCGCCCTCGGCCCGATGAGCGTGGTCTCCCCGCTCGGATCGCTCGGCGTCGCGGTACCGGTCTCCCTCGGCCTGCTCGCCGGTGAGCGGCCGGGTCCGGCCCAGCTGGCCGGGGTCGTCATCGCCGTGGCGGGCGTCGTCCTGGCGGGCGGTCCGGAGCTGCGCGGGGCGCCGGTGCGCCGCCGGGCGGTGCTGCTGACGCTGGTGGCCGCGTTCGGCTTCGGGGCCGTCATGTCCCTCGTCGCGGAGGCTTCGACCAGCACGAAGGGCCTGTTCCTGGCCCTCTTGGTCCAGCGCGTCACCAACGTCCTGGTCGGCGGTGCGGCGCTGTGGGTGTCGGTACGCCGTGGCGGCCGGGCCCTGCCCGATGAGGGCGGCAGGACGGTGGTCCTCGGGGCGCTGCCCGCGCTGGCCTTCGTCGGGCTCGCGGACGTCGCGGCGAACGGTACGTACGCCACGGCCGCGCGCCACGGCTCGGTGACGGTGGCGGCGGTACTGGCCTCGCTCTATCCGGTGGTGACCGCGCTGGCCGCGCGCGGGGTCCTCAAGGAACGTCTCCGGGGCATCCAGGCGGCGGGCGCGGGTCTCGCCCTGATGGGCACGGTGCTGCTGGCCTCGGGATGA